The following are encoded in a window of Rissa tridactyla isolate bRisTri1 chromosome 3, bRisTri1.patW.cur.20221130, whole genome shotgun sequence genomic DNA:
- the ANGEL2 gene encoding protein angel homolog 2 isoform X1 yields MLNFCLRHSMLPRHVQRLGRDWIAHRNGSQILALNSPVSNCMRWAGCYPWASFPLPVPVDFSANWRVPPFLGPWRQFQNSNWQLDNFMQSSCFHLPNPSMKSEGEEPLTKKRRLSGQHDTSAPEEETNFSNQKEALCLSVAQNEEKHSSKKGTIKRRWEYFCQHSRTMKIFENKETNQSNTESEAKFDFTVMSYNILSQNLLEDNSHLYKHCRQRLLIWTYRFPNILQEIKQLDADVLCLQEVQEDHYRTEIKSSLESLGYHCEYKMRTGRKPDGCAICFKTSKFSLISSNPVEFFRRDIPLLDRDNVGLVLLLQPKFHCTTNAAICIANTHLLYNPRRGDIKLTQLAMLLAEIASVAPQKDGTFCPIIICGDFNSVPGSPLYRFIKEGKLNYEGLAIGKVSGQEQFPRGQRILSIPIWPKKLGISQNCVYEIKQQQKEENAGEKLEAAKLDDTQEVIIAPEKLSSKLQHHFKLSSVYSHYFPETGIPEVTTCHSRSAVTVDYIFYSAANDDTTAQPGAEDSFHGGLKLLGRLALLTEKDLWTVNGLPNENNSSDHLPLLAEFRLIERKRICWSRGTAASIHLGWQMT; encoded by the exons ATGTTAAATTTCTGCCTCAG ACACTCCATGCTGCCCCGCCATGTCCAGAGGCTGGGCAGAGACTGGATCGCCCACCGGAATGGTTCTCAGATACTTGCCTTGAACAGCCCAGTTTCCAACTGTATGAGATGGGCCGGATGCTATCCCTGGGCCTCATTTCCACTTCCTGTTCCAGTTGATTTCTCAGCAAACTGGAGAGTTCCTCCATTTCTTGGACCTTGGAGACAATTTCAGAACTCTAATTGGCAGCTTGATAACTTCATGCAGAGTTCTTGCTTTCACCTACCTAACCCCAGTATGAAATCTGAGGGAGAAGAACCACTGACAAAGAAGAGAAGACTCAGTGGCCAGCATGATACTTCAGCTCCTGAAGAAGAAACAAACTTCTCTAATCAGAAGGAAGCATTATGTCTTTCTGTagcacagaatgaagaaaaacatagCAGCAAGAAAG GAACCATCAAAAGACGCTGGGAATATTTCTGTCAGCACAGTAGAACaatgaaaatctttgaaaataaagaaacCAACCAAAGCAATACAGAAAGTGAGGCAAAATTTGATTTTACAGTCATGTCCTACAATATCCTCTCACAGAATTTGTTAGAAGATAACTCTCACCTGTACAAACATTGTAGGCAACGCTTATTAATCTGGACGTACAGATTTCCCAACATCCTACAAGAAATCAAACAGCTGGATGCAGAT GTACTTTGTTTACAAGAAGTCCAAGAAGACCACTATAGAACAGAGATCAAGTCCAGTTTGGAATCCCTGG GGTATCACTGTGAGTATAAAATGAGGACGGGGAGAAAACCTGATGGCTGTGCTATTTGCTTCAAAACTTCCAAATTTAGCCTGATCTCATCAAACCCCGTGGAATTTTTTCGCCGTGATATTCCACTCTTGGACAGGGACAACGTTGGACTTGTGTTGCTTTTGCAGCCTAAATTTCACTGTACAACTAATGCTGCAATTTGTATAGCCAATACACATCTGCTATATAACCCAAGGCGAGGGGACATCAAACTGACCCAACTTGCAATGCTCCTGGCAGAGATTGCTAGTGTTGCCCCTCAGAAGGATGGCACCTTCTGTCCAATTATCATCTGTGGTGACTTCAATTCTGTTCCTGGTTCTCCATTGTACAGATTTATAAAGGAAGGAAAGTTAAATTATGAAGGACTTGCTATAGGGAAG GTCTCTGGACAAGAACAGTTTCCAAGGGGACAAAGAATCTTATCTATTCCAATTTGGCCAAAAAAATTAGGTATTTCGCAAAACTGTGTATATGAaattaaacagcaacaaaaagaagaaaatgcag gagaaaaattgGAAGCAGCAAAACTGGACGACACTCAGGAGGTCATAATAGCACCTGAAAA GTTGTCTTCAAAATTGCAGCACCATTTTAAATTGTCTTCAGTCTATTCTCATTACTTTCCTGAAACTGGGATACCAGAAGTAACAACTTGTCACTCCCGAAGTGCTGTCACTGTGGATTATATTTTCTATTCTGCAGCAAATGATGATACTACTGCCCAGCCAG gAGCTGAGGATTCTTTTCACGGAGGTCTGAAACTTCTTGGCAGGCTGGCACTTCTAACAGAGAAAGATCTTTGGACTGTTAATGGTCTTCCCAACGAAAACAATTCTTCTGACCACTTGCCATTGCTAGCAGAGTTCAGACTTATTGAACG
- the ANGEL2 gene encoding protein angel homolog 2 isoform X2, which yields MLPRHVQRLGRDWIAHRNGSQILALNSPVSNCMRWAGCYPWASFPLPVPVDFSANWRVPPFLGPWRQFQNSNWQLDNFMQSSCFHLPNPSMKSEGEEPLTKKRRLSGQHDTSAPEEETNFSNQKEALCLSVAQNEEKHSSKKGTIKRRWEYFCQHSRTMKIFENKETNQSNTESEAKFDFTVMSYNILSQNLLEDNSHLYKHCRQRLLIWTYRFPNILQEIKQLDADVLCLQEVQEDHYRTEIKSSLESLGYHCEYKMRTGRKPDGCAICFKTSKFSLISSNPVEFFRRDIPLLDRDNVGLVLLLQPKFHCTTNAAICIANTHLLYNPRRGDIKLTQLAMLLAEIASVAPQKDGTFCPIIICGDFNSVPGSPLYRFIKEGKLNYEGLAIGKVSGQEQFPRGQRILSIPIWPKKLGISQNCVYEIKQQQKEENAGEKLEAAKLDDTQEVIIAPEKLSSKLQHHFKLSSVYSHYFPETGIPEVTTCHSRSAVTVDYIFYSAANDDTTAQPGAEDSFHGGLKLLGRLALLTEKDLWTVNGLPNENNSSDHLPLLAEFRLIERKRICWSRGTAASIHLGWQMT from the exons ATGCTGCCCCGCCATGTCCAGAGGCTGGGCAGAGACTGGATCGCCCACCGGAATGGTTCTCAGATACTTGCCTTGAACAGCCCAGTTTCCAACTGTATGAGATGGGCCGGATGCTATCCCTGGGCCTCATTTCCACTTCCTGTTCCAGTTGATTTCTCAGCAAACTGGAGAGTTCCTCCATTTCTTGGACCTTGGAGACAATTTCAGAACTCTAATTGGCAGCTTGATAACTTCATGCAGAGTTCTTGCTTTCACCTACCTAACCCCAGTATGAAATCTGAGGGAGAAGAACCACTGACAAAGAAGAGAAGACTCAGTGGCCAGCATGATACTTCAGCTCCTGAAGAAGAAACAAACTTCTCTAATCAGAAGGAAGCATTATGTCTTTCTGTagcacagaatgaagaaaaacatagCAGCAAGAAAG GAACCATCAAAAGACGCTGGGAATATTTCTGTCAGCACAGTAGAACaatgaaaatctttgaaaataaagaaacCAACCAAAGCAATACAGAAAGTGAGGCAAAATTTGATTTTACAGTCATGTCCTACAATATCCTCTCACAGAATTTGTTAGAAGATAACTCTCACCTGTACAAACATTGTAGGCAACGCTTATTAATCTGGACGTACAGATTTCCCAACATCCTACAAGAAATCAAACAGCTGGATGCAGAT GTACTTTGTTTACAAGAAGTCCAAGAAGACCACTATAGAACAGAGATCAAGTCCAGTTTGGAATCCCTGG GGTATCACTGTGAGTATAAAATGAGGACGGGGAGAAAACCTGATGGCTGTGCTATTTGCTTCAAAACTTCCAAATTTAGCCTGATCTCATCAAACCCCGTGGAATTTTTTCGCCGTGATATTCCACTCTTGGACAGGGACAACGTTGGACTTGTGTTGCTTTTGCAGCCTAAATTTCACTGTACAACTAATGCTGCAATTTGTATAGCCAATACACATCTGCTATATAACCCAAGGCGAGGGGACATCAAACTGACCCAACTTGCAATGCTCCTGGCAGAGATTGCTAGTGTTGCCCCTCAGAAGGATGGCACCTTCTGTCCAATTATCATCTGTGGTGACTTCAATTCTGTTCCTGGTTCTCCATTGTACAGATTTATAAAGGAAGGAAAGTTAAATTATGAAGGACTTGCTATAGGGAAG GTCTCTGGACAAGAACAGTTTCCAAGGGGACAAAGAATCTTATCTATTCCAATTTGGCCAAAAAAATTAGGTATTTCGCAAAACTGTGTATATGAaattaaacagcaacaaaaagaagaaaatgcag gagaaaaattgGAAGCAGCAAAACTGGACGACACTCAGGAGGTCATAATAGCACCTGAAAA GTTGTCTTCAAAATTGCAGCACCATTTTAAATTGTCTTCAGTCTATTCTCATTACTTTCCTGAAACTGGGATACCAGAAGTAACAACTTGTCACTCCCGAAGTGCTGTCACTGTGGATTATATTTTCTATTCTGCAGCAAATGATGATACTACTGCCCAGCCAG gAGCTGAGGATTCTTTTCACGGAGGTCTGAAACTTCTTGGCAGGCTGGCACTTCTAACAGAGAAAGATCTTTGGACTGTTAATGGTCTTCCCAACGAAAACAATTCTTCTGACCACTTGCCATTGCTAGCAGAGTTCAGACTTATTGAACG